The sequence GGGGTAAAAAATGGGTTTAACAAAGAAGAAACATTACGAAAGCTACACGTTGGCTTTTAAAGTCAAGGCGGTGAGAGAGAGTAAGAAGCGTGGCGTTAGGGCGGTCGATGTTGCTAAGGCGCTTGGGATTCATCCCGTCATGCTTTACCGTTGGCGCCAAGAATATAAAGAAGGCCGTCTATCCGAGAATAAACACATGCAAATTAAAGCCCCTCCACCCAAAAAGTCTAGAGAAGACAGTGACGCACTTAAGCGCGCAGAAACGCGAATAAAGGAATTGGAAAAACGACTAGCCTCCAAAGAGGAAGAGGTCGTTATTCTAAAAAAGGCAAAACGGTTCTTCTCGGATCAGCGCAGGAAAGATACGCGTTCATAGAGGAGAACCGGGGGGCTCATAAGGTCGTTAGGATGTGTGAATATCTGGATGTCTCAACAACTGGCTATTACGATTGGCGCGAGCGTGGGGAAAGCAGTCGAGCGCAGTACGATAGTATTCTCGTTGATGAGATAACAAAGATGCATGTAGGTCATGAAAGAAATTATGGCGCTATACGAGTTCACCCATACCTAAAAAACCTAGGGTTTCCCTGTAGTCGCAGGCGGATCAACAGATTAATGAAAGCGTATTCAATAACCTCTATATACCACGCATATCGGCATAATCGCGCTTCAGGCAGTAATTCATTAAAGGTGGATAATGTATTAGCTGAGTCGCCACCAGCAGCATCGGTAGGTCGACAT is a genomic window of Teredinibacter purpureus containing:
- a CDS encoding transposase, yielding MGLTKKKHYESYTLAFKVKAVRESKKRGVRAVDVAKALGIHPVMLYRWRQEYKEGRLSENKHMQIKAPPPKKSREDSDALKRAETRIKELEKRLASKEEEVVILKKAKRFFSDQRRKDTRS